One Microbacterium esteraromaticum genomic window carries:
- the hemB gene encoding porphobilinogen synthase gives MSRFPEARLRRLRQSAPVRELARETSLEPRRLVLPMFVREGLTEAAPIGSMPGVVQHSMDSLRATASQAAEAGVGGVMLFGVPAVRDAIGSGADDPNGILNVATAALAAEVGDALVVQTDLCLDEFTDHGHCGVLGDSGEVDNDATLERYASMALAQAGAGSRLLGLSGMMDGQVAIIREALDDEGFHDVLLLAYSAKYASAFYGPFREAVDSQLKGDRRTYQMDPGNRREGVREALFDQDEGADIVMVKPAMGFLDVLREVRDAVDVPVWAYQVSGEYAMVEAAAANGWIERRAAVLESLMSIRRAGADAVLTYWAVEAARWLR, from the coding sequence GTGAGCCGGTTCCCCGAGGCGCGGCTGCGCCGACTTCGCCAGTCCGCGCCGGTGCGCGAGCTCGCGCGCGAGACCTCTCTCGAACCGCGCCGGCTCGTGCTGCCGATGTTCGTGCGCGAGGGTCTCACCGAGGCCGCGCCGATCGGCTCGATGCCGGGTGTCGTGCAGCACTCCATGGACTCGCTCAGGGCCACGGCGTCGCAGGCCGCCGAGGCGGGTGTCGGCGGGGTGATGCTCTTCGGAGTTCCCGCCGTGCGCGATGCGATCGGCTCCGGTGCCGACGATCCGAACGGCATCCTCAATGTCGCCACCGCTGCGCTGGCGGCAGAGGTCGGCGACGCGCTCGTCGTGCAGACCGATCTCTGCCTCGACGAGTTCACCGATCACGGGCACTGCGGGGTTCTCGGCGACTCGGGCGAGGTGGACAACGATGCCACCCTCGAGCGCTACGCCTCGATGGCTCTGGCCCAGGCCGGTGCGGGGTCTCGGCTTCTCGGCCTCAGCGGCATGATGGACGGTCAGGTCGCGATCATCCGCGAGGCGCTCGACGACGAGGGCTTTCACGACGTCCTGCTGCTCGCCTACTCGGCGAAGTACGCGAGCGCGTTCTACGGCCCGTTCCGCGAGGCGGTCGACTCCCAGCTGAAGGGCGACCGTCGCACGTATCAGATGGATCCGGGCAACCGTCGCGAGGGCGTGCGCGAGGCGCTGTTCGACCAGGACGAGGGCGCCGACATCGTGATGGTCAAGCCGGCGATGGGCTTCCTCGACGTGCTGCGCGAGGTGCGCGACGCGGTCGACGTGCCCGTCTGGGCGTACCAGGTGTCGGGCGAGTACGCGATGGTCGAGGCCGCCGCGGCCAACGGCTGGATCGAGCGCCGCGCGGCCGTGCTCGAGTCGCTGATGTCGATCCGCCGCGCCGGTGCCGACGCGGTGCTGACGTACTGGGCGGTCGAGGCGGCTCGCTGGCTGCGCTGA
- a CDS encoding uroporphyrinogen-III synthase, with the protein MTASETKTARPLDGWRVLVPRGGPWGDGVAASLRALGAVPVVAPLINFAPTTDQDALDAALARLQAGEYDWLTITSATTVDVLYAHRVEIPSHTKVAAVGETTATALQAAGYDVALMPELDNSAAGMAEKIISIEPDAQRVLTLRSEIAKPVLSVMLTEAGHDVDSVVAYRTVGVPVTDRIRRDVENGRINAILITSGSVAKQVREQFPAIPDTTMLAAIGPRTAKDAEKAGLPVTAIADKQTVDALIDTVSRFTLPHAADEFAP; encoded by the coding sequence ATGACTGCTTCCGAAACCAAGACCGCAAGGCCGCTCGACGGCTGGCGCGTTCTCGTGCCCAGAGGCGGCCCCTGGGGCGACGGCGTCGCGGCCAGCCTGCGTGCGCTCGGCGCGGTGCCGGTGGTGGCGCCTCTGATCAACTTCGCCCCGACCACCGACCAGGACGCCCTCGACGCGGCGCTCGCCCGCCTGCAGGCCGGCGAGTACGACTGGCTCACCATCACCAGCGCCACGACGGTCGACGTGCTCTACGCGCACCGCGTCGAGATCCCGTCGCACACGAAGGTCGCGGCCGTCGGGGAGACGACCGCCACTGCACTCCAGGCGGCCGGCTACGATGTCGCGCTCATGCCCGAGCTCGACAACTCGGCAGCGGGCATGGCCGAGAAGATCATCTCGATCGAACCCGACGCGCAGCGCGTGCTCACTCTCCGCAGCGAGATCGCCAAGCCCGTGCTGTCGGTCATGCTCACCGAGGCGGGACACGACGTCGACAGCGTCGTCGCCTACCGCACCGTCGGCGTGCCTGTCACCGATCGCATCCGCCGCGATGTCGAGAACGGCCGCATCAACGCCATCCTGATCACGAGCGGCTCGGTCGCCAAGCAGGTGCGCGAGCAGTTCCCCGCGATCCCCGATACGACGATGCTCGCCGCGATCGGCCCTCGCACCGCCAAGGACGCCGAGAAGGCCGGCCTCCCGGTCACCGCGATCGCCGACAAGCAGACGGTCGACGCCCTCATCGACACCGTCTCGCGCTTCACCCTTCCGCACGCGGCAGACGAGTTCGCACCGTGA
- the hemQ gene encoding hydrogen peroxide-dependent heme synthase, translating into MSETRDDTPSGFTLWAVWGRNPDAPAPETDESELEALVGHIEDSGVTVRGFYDVSGLKADADLMVWLHGDTVEELQRALRRLRRTDLLRNLLPVWNVMGVHRDAEFNRAHVPGFLRGVEPKQWLCLYPFVRTPEWYLIDESERRKMLADHGRRGAAFTGVIANTVAAFALGDYEWLLPLESDSPTELVDLMRDLRYTEARRYVKEEVPFYTGRRLRLDEIAEVLQ; encoded by the coding sequence ATGTCCGAAACGCGCGATGACACCCCGTCCGGATTCACCCTGTGGGCCGTGTGGGGTCGAAACCCCGACGCTCCGGCGCCCGAGACCGACGAGAGCGAGCTCGAGGCGCTCGTCGGCCACATCGAGGACTCCGGTGTGACCGTCCGCGGCTTCTACGACGTCAGCGGGCTCAAGGCCGACGCCGACCTGATGGTGTGGCTGCACGGAGACACCGTCGAAGAGCTTCAGCGTGCCCTGCGCCGCCTGCGCCGCACCGACCTGCTGCGCAACCTGCTTCCGGTGTGGAACGTCATGGGCGTGCACCGTGACGCCGAGTTCAACCGTGCGCACGTGCCCGGCTTCCTGCGCGGCGTCGAGCCGAAGCAGTGGCTGTGCCTGTACCCGTTCGTGCGCACCCCCGAGTGGTACCTGATCGATGAGTCCGAGCGCCGCAAGATGCTCGCCGACCACGGTCGCAGGGGAGCGGCGTTCACGGGCGTCATCGCGAACACCGTCGCCGCCTTCGCGCTCGGCGACTACGAGTGGCTGCTGCCCCTCGAATCCGATTCCCCGACCGAGCTCGTCGACCTCATGCGCGACCTGCGCTACACCGAGGCTCGCCGCTACGTGAAGGAGGAGGTGCCCTTCTACACGGGGCGCCGGCTGCGCCTCGACGAGATCGCCGAAGTGCTGCAGTGA
- a CDS encoding phage holin family protein, producing the protein MPRGYRDRADDSLLTLLGDLPELVRNLITAEIDAAKAWVSRTAKDAGIGSLWFVIVLFLLFWAIPVLLAFGIIGLSSWWPAWLSALAVFGFLLVFVAVFALLGISRFRKVTARQNPGQAVATDVRLIKGDSDNDRL; encoded by the coding sequence ATGCCCCGCGGATACCGCGACCGGGCCGACGACAGCCTGCTGACCCTGCTCGGGGACCTCCCCGAGCTGGTGCGCAATCTCATCACGGCCGAGATCGACGCAGCGAAGGCGTGGGTCTCGCGCACCGCGAAGGACGCGGGCATCGGCAGCCTCTGGTTCGTCATCGTCCTCTTCCTGCTGTTCTGGGCGATCCCCGTGCTGCTCGCCTTCGGCATCATCGGCCTCAGCTCGTGGTGGCCGGCCTGGCTCTCGGCGCTCGCCGTCTTCGGCTTCCTGCTGGTATTCGTGGCGGTCTTCGCGCTGCTGGGCATCTCGCGGTTCCGCAAGGTGACCGCGCGGCAGAACCCCGGCCAGGCCGTCGCCACCGATGTGCGTCTCATCAAGGGGGACTCCGACAATGACCGACTCTGA
- a CDS encoding protoporphyrinogen/coproporphyrinogen oxidase, translating into MTSEHSPELAARAAQQHVVVIGGGIGGLVAARECAKVGMRVTLLEASETLGGSIRTAELDGVVVDVGAESFATRGGHVRALVDELGLGDSVVSPQGGGAWLCGIPDAEDAPLPAGSLLGIPANPFQDDVRRIIGWRGAWRAYIDRLRPPLTVGHERSLGRLVGSRMGARVRDRLVAPVTAGVYSADPDDVDTDVAAPGLNAALTRIGSLSGAVGLLAAERKGKVPGAAVLGLVGGMGRLVEALRADLAAYGVELRTGTRAIRLDREAGRWTVGIESLSDEGADAPAETSLTATGVIVATAEPPARHLIDPHVSGLGDPGAAPAIEIVTLLLDAPELDAAPRGSGVLTVPGSHTAKALTHSTAKWGWLREAAAGRHLVRVSFGSQGEPAATAALDDAAAAALALSEASALLGVALREPQLLAAHRARHVQAQPSSLIGATERRAAIRTAVTAISGLAVVGAWVAGTGLAQVIPDAVAEADRLRAGLLWD; encoded by the coding sequence ATGACCTCCGAGCATTCCCCCGAACTGGCGGCTCGTGCCGCGCAGCAGCACGTCGTCGTGATCGGCGGCGGGATCGGCGGTCTCGTCGCCGCGCGCGAGTGCGCGAAGGTCGGCATGCGGGTGACGCTTCTCGAGGCGTCGGAGACGCTGGGCGGAAGCATCCGCACCGCCGAGCTCGACGGCGTCGTCGTCGACGTCGGCGCCGAGAGCTTCGCCACGCGGGGCGGTCATGTGCGCGCACTGGTCGACGAGCTCGGGCTCGGCGACTCCGTGGTCTCGCCGCAGGGCGGCGGGGCCTGGCTCTGTGGCATCCCGGATGCCGAGGACGCACCCCTGCCGGCGGGGAGCCTGCTCGGCATCCCCGCCAACCCCTTCCAGGACGACGTGCGCCGCATCATCGGCTGGCGAGGAGCCTGGCGCGCGTACATCGACCGCCTTCGCCCGCCGCTCACCGTCGGGCACGAGCGCAGCCTGGGCCGCCTCGTCGGCTCGAGGATGGGCGCGCGCGTGCGCGACCGCCTCGTCGCCCCCGTCACCGCCGGCGTGTACTCCGCCGACCCCGATGACGTCGACACCGACGTCGCCGCCCCCGGGCTCAACGCCGCCCTCACTCGCATCGGATCGCTGAGCGGTGCGGTGGGGCTGCTGGCCGCCGAGCGCAAGGGCAAGGTGCCGGGCGCCGCAGTGCTCGGCCTCGTCGGTGGCATGGGGCGGCTCGTCGAGGCGCTGCGCGCCGACCTCGCCGCATACGGTGTCGAGCTGCGCACCGGCACGCGTGCGATCCGCCTCGACCGCGAGGCAGGGCGATGGACGGTGGGGATCGAGTCGCTCTCTGACGAGGGCGCGGATGCCCCTGCAGAGACCTCCCTGACGGCGACCGGTGTCATCGTCGCCACCGCCGAGCCTCCCGCGCGGCACCTCATCGACCCGCATGTCAGCGGTCTCGGCGACCCCGGTGCCGCGCCCGCGATCGAGATCGTCACGCTGCTCCTGGACGCCCCCGAGCTCGACGCCGCTCCGCGCGGTAGCGGTGTGCTCACCGTGCCTGGCAGCCACACGGCGAAGGCGCTGACGCACTCGACCGCCAAGTGGGGCTGGCTGCGTGAGGCGGCGGCCGGCCGGCATCTCGTCCGGGTCTCGTTCGGCAGCCAGGGCGAGCCGGCGGCGACGGCCGCCCTCGACGACGCTGCAGCCGCCGCGCTCGCCCTGTCGGAGGCATCCGCTCTTCTCGGCGTCGCCCTGCGCGAGCCGCAGCTGCTCGCCGCCCACCGCGCCCGCCACGTGCAGGCGCAGCCGTCGTCGCTGATCGGAGCGACCGAGCGCCGGGCCGCCATCCGCACCGCGGTGACTGCCATCTCCGGGCTCGCGGTGGTCGGCGCCTGGGTCGCGGGCACCGGGCTCGCGCAGGTGATCCCGGATGCCGTCGCCGAAGCCGACCGGCTGCGCGCGGGGCTGCTCTGGGACTGA
- the hemE gene encoding uroporphyrinogen decarboxylase → MSDLLRALAGETPERTPVWFMRQAGRSLPEYRELRVGTRMLDACLTPDLASEITLQPVRRHKVDAAVFFSDIVIPLRLAGVEVEIEPGRGPVFADPVRTADDVARITQIDPADLDGTAIAEAVRLTVAELGGTPLIGFAGAPFTLAAYLIEGGPSKEHLRARAMMHADPGAWNALAGWLSRISRRFLEIQRDAGASVVQLFDSWAGSLSTADYRAHIAPHSKAALEGIGLPSIHFGVGTGPFLADMRLDGVADAVGVDWRMPLDEAIRIIGPDTAVQGNIDPALLQAPWPVLEAHVRHVIARGRDAKGHVLNLGHGVPPETDPDQLTRIVQLAHGEL, encoded by the coding sequence ATGAGTGATCTGCTGCGCGCCCTCGCAGGCGAGACCCCCGAGCGCACCCCCGTCTGGTTCATGCGTCAGGCCGGGCGGTCGCTGCCCGAGTATCGCGAGCTGCGGGTCGGCACCCGGATGCTGGACGCCTGCCTCACCCCCGACCTCGCCTCCGAGATCACCCTCCAGCCAGTGCGCAGGCACAAGGTCGACGCCGCCGTGTTCTTCAGCGACATCGTCATCCCGCTGCGCCTGGCCGGCGTCGAGGTCGAGATCGAGCCCGGTCGCGGCCCGGTCTTCGCCGACCCGGTGCGCACGGCCGACGACGTCGCGAGGATCACGCAGATCGACCCCGCAGACCTCGACGGCACCGCGATCGCCGAGGCCGTCCGCCTCACCGTGGCCGAGCTCGGCGGCACTCCGCTCATCGGCTTCGCCGGCGCGCCGTTCACCCTCGCCGCCTACCTGATCGAGGGCGGCCCGTCGAAGGAGCACCTGCGCGCCCGCGCCATGATGCACGCCGACCCCGGCGCATGGAACGCACTGGCCGGCTGGCTCTCGCGCATCTCGCGCCGCTTCCTCGAGATCCAGCGCGACGCCGGCGCCTCGGTCGTGCAGCTGTTCGACTCGTGGGCCGGCTCGCTCAGCACCGCCGATTACCGCGCTCACATCGCCCCTCATTCGAAGGCCGCCCTCGAGGGCATCGGCCTGCCGAGCATCCACTTCGGCGTCGGCACCGGACCGTTCCTCGCCGACATGCGGCTCGACGGCGTCGCAGACGCAGTGGGCGTCGACTGGCGGATGCCGCTCGACGAGGCGATCCGCATCATCGGACCCGACACCGCGGTGCAGGGCAACATCGACCCGGCGCTGCTGCAGGCACCCTGGCCGGTGCTCGAGGCGCACGTGCGTCACGTGATCGCCCGCGGTCGCGATGCGAAGGGACATGTCCTCAACCTCGGTCATGGCGTCCCGCCTGAGACCGACCCCGACCAGCTGACCCGCATCGTGCAGCTCGCCCACGGCGAGCTCTGA
- a CDS encoding glutamyl-tRNA reductase, which translates to MLLCVTASHKTASFELLERLSRHPETVAPSLMAAGAQGAVVLATCNRFEAYVEADEVDSEAVIETVAQATGIPSADLSGSYQVVDDPHVAEHLFSVASGLESVVSGEGEIAGQVRRALSGAREQGTTSPQLERLFQRASQAQRKVKNVTALHRAGRSLVRLSLELADSRIADWSAERVLLVGTGSYAAVTLATLRERGAVDISVYSPSGRAVPFAKKHGIRPVSADDYATVAQRSSLLITCTSTEMVLGPAQFERQAGAATGCPVPGHSASQLVIDLGMPRNVDPTVAQLEGVALLDLETIRLHAPLEELHATDAARDVVREAAESFHLDGSRQSVTPAVVALRTHIFGLLEAEIDRARRRGDENGLVEQAMRHLAGVLLHTPTTRAHELAAEGRADEFHAALETLYGLTAESGAASDAATA; encoded by the coding sequence GTGCTGCTCTGCGTGACGGCGAGTCACAAGACCGCCTCTTTCGAACTGCTCGAACGCCTCAGCCGCCACCCCGAGACCGTCGCCCCCAGCCTGATGGCTGCAGGCGCGCAGGGAGCCGTCGTGCTCGCCACCTGCAACCGATTCGAAGCCTATGTGGAGGCCGATGAGGTGGATTCGGAGGCGGTGATCGAGACGGTCGCGCAGGCCACCGGCATCCCCTCGGCAGATCTCTCCGGGTCGTATCAGGTCGTGGACGACCCGCACGTCGCCGAACACCTCTTCTCGGTCGCATCCGGACTCGAATCGGTCGTGTCGGGTGAGGGCGAGATCGCCGGGCAGGTGCGCCGGGCCCTCAGCGGGGCTCGCGAGCAGGGCACCACCTCGCCCCAGCTCGAGCGCCTGTTCCAGCGCGCCAGCCAGGCCCAGCGCAAGGTCAAGAACGTCACCGCGCTGCACCGCGCCGGCCGATCGCTCGTGCGCCTCTCGCTGGAGTTGGCCGACAGCCGCATCGCCGACTGGAGCGCCGAGCGCGTGCTGCTCGTCGGCACCGGCTCGTATGCCGCCGTCACCCTCGCGACGCTGCGTGAGCGCGGCGCCGTCGACATCTCGGTCTACTCCCCGTCGGGCCGCGCCGTGCCGTTCGCCAAGAAGCACGGCATCCGCCCGGTCTCGGCCGACGACTACGCGACTGTCGCGCAGCGCTCGTCGCTGCTGATCACCTGCACGTCCACCGAGATGGTGCTGGGGCCGGCGCAGTTCGAGCGCCAGGCAGGGGCGGCGACCGGATGCCCGGTGCCCGGCCACTCCGCCTCGCAGCTCGTCATCGACCTCGGGATGCCCCGCAACGTCGATCCCACTGTGGCTCAGCTCGAAGGGGTCGCCCTCCTCGATCTCGAGACGATCCGCCTGCACGCGCCCCTCGAAGAGCTGCACGCGACCGACGCTGCACGCGACGTCGTGCGCGAGGCGGCCGAGAGCTTCCACCTCGACGGGTCGCGGCAGAGCGTGACGCCCGCGGTCGTCGCGCTGCGCACGCACATCTTCGGACTGCTCGAGGCGGAGATCGACCGCGCTCGGCGCCGCGGAGACGAGAACGGCCTGGTCGAGCAGGCGATGCGCCACCTCGCCGGCGTGCTGCTGCACACCCCCACGACGCGGGCGCACGAGCTCGCCGCCGAGGGTCGTGCCGACGAGTTCCACGCTGCGCTCGAGACGCTGTACGGCCTGACCGCCGAGTCGGGCGCCGCGTCCGACGCCGCAACAGCCTGA
- the arr gene encoding NAD(+)--rifampin ADP-ribosyltransferase, with translation MLLDDGPFFHGTTAALQPGDLLTAGFPSNYRPEILMNHVYFTALRDGAGLAAELAAELASGDAAPHVYRVEPTGEFEDDPNVTDKKFPGNPTRSYRTAHPLGIVEEVHDWTRLSPADLQTWRERLAGLRESRAEIIN, from the coding sequence ATGCTTCTCGACGACGGTCCCTTCTTCCACGGCACAACCGCGGCGCTGCAGCCGGGAGACCTCCTGACGGCGGGATTCCCCTCGAACTACAGGCCCGAGATCCTCATGAACCACGTCTACTTCACGGCGCTGCGCGACGGGGCCGGCCTAGCCGCCGAGCTGGCAGCGGAGCTAGCATCCGGCGACGCGGCACCGCACGTCTACCGGGTCGAGCCGACAGGCGAATTCGAGGACGACCCGAACGTCACCGACAAGAAGTTCCCCGGCAACCCCACACGGTCGTACCGCACCGCCCATCCGCTGGGGATCGTCGAGGAGGTCCACGACTGGACGCGACTCTCGCCCGCGGATCTGCAGACCTGGCGCGAGCGGCTCGCCGGGCTGCGCGAGAGCCGCGCCGAGATCATCAACTAG
- a CDS encoding GntR family transcriptional regulator: MTQNDGAAGPPAFTAVSPVLLVDETYARIKAAVLRGDFAPGERLRDSVIAREMGVSRSPVREALSLLASEGLVDRSPNRSYTVAALADEAVTELCAMRIALEDFAVRHLIANGTDIGSARAALDDMAAAVESDDAIALAESDVAFHSAIVDAAGLARLSSAYRGIRDQLSLALRASLGVRGGSEHMLERHTELYDLLVQAQRDGEAERIRAMFQEHILHATGVTLALA; this comes from the coding sequence ATGACGCAGAACGACGGCGCGGCCGGCCCACCCGCCTTCACCGCAGTCAGTCCCGTGCTGCTCGTCGACGAGACGTACGCGCGCATCAAGGCGGCGGTGCTGCGCGGCGACTTCGCCCCGGGCGAGCGGCTGCGCGATTCGGTCATCGCGCGCGAGATGGGCGTGAGCCGTTCGCCGGTTCGCGAGGCGCTGAGCCTTCTGGCCAGCGAAGGCCTCGTCGACCGATCCCCGAATCGCAGCTACACGGTCGCCGCCCTTGCGGATGAGGCCGTCACGGAGCTGTGCGCGATGCGCATCGCCCTCGAGGACTTCGCCGTGCGGCACCTCATCGCCAATGGAACGGACATCGGTTCGGCCCGCGCCGCTCTCGACGACATGGCTGCCGCTGTCGAGAGCGACGATGCCATCGCCCTTGCGGAGAGCGATGTCGCCTTCCACTCGGCGATCGTCGATGCGGCAGGCCTCGCGCGGCTGTCTTCCGCGTACCGCGGCATCCGCGATCAGCTGAGTCTTGCGCTGCGTGCGTCACTGGGTGTCAGGGGTGGCTCCGAGCACATGCTCGAACGCCACACCGAGCTGTACGACCTGCTCGTGCAGGCGCAGCGCGACGGCGAGGCGGAGCGGATCCGGGCGATGTTCCAGGAGCACATCCTGCATGCGACGGGCGTCACGCTCGCGTTGGCCTGA
- a CDS encoding HpcH/HpaI aldolase family protein, whose product MSTRAFAGRIGSETLIGTFAAGGSSAAAELIAGLGFDVVCIDAEHTALDTRDVEDLVRAVEAGGSVPIVRVVESGPDIGRALDSGARGVMVPRVESRAQAEDAVARALYPPTGRRGAGPGRASAYGRDLARYLREANDAIVVMAQIETMLAVERITEIAATPGLDMVFIGPGDLAASLGAAPGSEAHSAAIERIIDGCRACGVPTGIYVSGADEIPELRARGVEFFLIQADLAFMATAAIDAERACRRAVGREDTRTTT is encoded by the coding sequence ATGAGCACCAGAGCTTTCGCCGGGAGAATCGGCAGTGAGACCCTGATCGGGACGTTCGCCGCAGGGGGGTCGTCCGCTGCGGCCGAGCTCATCGCCGGGCTCGGCTTCGACGTGGTCTGCATCGATGCTGAGCACACCGCCCTCGACACCAGGGATGTCGAAGACCTCGTACGAGCAGTCGAGGCAGGGGGCTCCGTCCCGATCGTGCGGGTCGTCGAGTCGGGCCCCGACATCGGCCGGGCACTCGATTCCGGCGCCCGCGGAGTGATGGTCCCGCGCGTCGAGAGCCGGGCACAGGCCGAGGACGCCGTCGCCCGCGCGCTCTATCCGCCGACGGGTCGCCGCGGGGCGGGTCCAGGACGCGCCTCCGCCTACGGCCGCGACCTGGCGAGATACCTCCGCGAGGCCAACGACGCGATCGTCGTCATGGCGCAGATCGAGACGATGCTCGCGGTCGAGCGCATCACCGAGATCGCTGCGACCCCCGGCCTCGACATGGTGTTCATCGGACCGGGCGACCTCGCCGCGTCCCTCGGCGCGGCTCCCGGCAGCGAGGCGCATTCGGCCGCGATCGAGCGCATCATCGACGGATGCCGCGCATGCGGCGTGCCGACAGGGATCTACGTATCCGGTGCCGACGAGATCCCCGAGCTGCGAGCGCGCGGAGTGGAGTTCTTCCTGATCCAGGCCGATCTCGCCTTCATGGCGACGGCGGCGATCGACGCCGAGCGCGCATGCCGTCGGGCCGTGGGTCGAGAAGACACCCGCACCACGACATGA
- a CDS encoding MFS transporter, which translates to MTEPQLGTEHGRPSSPEGAKRSARTSIAVGFGTAIEWYDYLLYAYTAGIIIAPLFFPSSTGAVGLLASFATFAVGFIARPIGGLVLGALSDRWGRRPVLMFSIVLIGAATTAIGLLPPYSAIGVWAPVLLVLLRIIQGFGAGAELAGAITLANESAGRRRKGFRSAMAMAGGGVGGLVALTIVTSMSTALSEDAFMDWGWRVPFLFSAVLTIVGILLRRSLEESPEFTAVEQARREGVVREARINPLIAFGRAVKANPRNWIAAFLIPTGLNVTGYGVTAFGISYLVGTVGMSTNDGLVVNLVVSAIMVVGILLFGWLCDKIGAQRVMIVSVIGGVVLAVPYYWLLDTGDLLTATLASCLMIALGWAAAGAAHSILMPVYFPAEIRSTGLFSARELQGALVAGPAPFIATALMAAMGGAPWGAAGMLIAAHLITLVGLLIARPQVGRAEYEQTPAFAGIRLAETPVTTADTPRKDY; encoded by the coding sequence ATGACAGAACCCCAGCTGGGCACCGAGCACGGTCGCCCATCGTCACCTGAAGGAGCGAAACGGTCGGCGCGCACCTCGATCGCCGTGGGCTTCGGCACCGCGATCGAGTGGTACGACTACCTGCTGTACGCGTACACGGCCGGCATCATCATCGCCCCGCTGTTCTTCCCCAGCTCGACGGGAGCCGTGGGTCTGCTGGCATCGTTCGCCACGTTCGCCGTCGGGTTCATCGCCCGTCCCATCGGCGGACTGGTGCTCGGTGCGCTGAGCGACCGCTGGGGCAGGCGCCCCGTGCTGATGTTCTCGATCGTGCTCATCGGAGCGGCGACGACGGCCATCGGCCTGCTGCCGCCGTACTCGGCGATCGGCGTATGGGCACCCGTGCTTCTCGTGCTGCTGCGGATCATCCAGGGCTTCGGCGCGGGCGCCGAGCTCGCGGGGGCCATCACGCTCGCCAACGAGAGCGCGGGTCGGCGGCGCAAGGGATTCCGTTCCGCCATGGCCATGGCCGGCGGCGGCGTCGGCGGACTGGTGGCCCTGACGATCGTGACGAGCATGAGCACCGCCCTCTCCGAGGACGCCTTCATGGACTGGGGCTGGCGCGTGCCCTTCCTCTTCAGTGCGGTGCTCACGATCGTCGGCATCCTGCTTCGGCGCTCCCTCGAGGAGTCGCCCGAGTTCACGGCTGTCGAGCAGGCTCGTCGCGAGGGCGTCGTCCGCGAAGCGCGGATCAATCCGCTGATCGCGTTCGGCCGAGCCGTCAAAGCCAACCCGCGCAACTGGATCGCCGCGTTCCTGATCCCGACCGGACTCAACGTCACCGGATACGGGGTCACGGCCTTCGGCATCAGCTACCTGGTCGGAACCGTCGGGATGTCGACGAACGACGGGCTCGTCGTCAACCTCGTCGTCTCGGCGATCATGGTGGTCGGCATCCTGCTGTTCGGCTGGCTGTGCGACAAGATCGGCGCGCAGCGCGTGATGATCGTCAGCGTCATCGGCGGCGTGGTGCTCGCCGTGCCGTACTACTGGCTCCTCGACACGGGCGACCTGCTGACAGCCACTCTCGCGAGCTGCCTCATGATCGCTCTCGGGTGGGCGGCGGCTGGAGCAGCCCACTCCATCCTGATGCCCGTGTACTTCCCGGCGGAGATCCGTTCCACGGGTCTGTTCTCCGCGCGCGAGCTGCAGGGTGCGCTCGTCGCGGGACCCGCGCCGTTCATCGCCACCGCCCTCATGGCGGCGATGGGCGGAGCCCCCTGGGGAGCAGCCGGCATGCTCATCGCCGCTCACCTGATCACCCTCGTGGGCCTTCTGATCGCACGACCCCAGGTGGGACGCGCGGAGTACGAGCAGACCCCGGCGTTCGCCGGCATCCGCCTGGCGGAGACCCCGGTGACGACCGCCGACACACCCCGAAAGGACTATTGA